From a region of the Megalops cyprinoides isolate fMegCyp1 chromosome 13, fMegCyp1.pri, whole genome shotgun sequence genome:
- the LOC118788280 gene encoding lysoplasmalogenase-like protein TMEM86A, giving the protein MSEQLSVSLVDPDISEWIKPEMVSPVTVVKSEGPKLVPFFKATCVYFVLWLPTSSPSWFSALIKCLPIVCLWVFLLAHGIGFLVAHSSARKILAGLIFSALGDAFLIWQEQGYFSHGLLMFAVTHILYSSAFGMKPLNPPVGSAFAAVCGVSYTLLYPYLSGPFTYLVGIYVTLIGFMGWRATAGVRLADDLWTWTQMSACVGAVLFMVSDLTIAVNKFCFPVPHSRAIIMATYYAAQMLIALSAVECQYADASRKRG; this is encoded by the exons ATGTCGGAGCAGCTATCCGTGAGCTTGGTAGATCCTGACATTTCAGAGTGGATCAAACCAGAAATGGTTTCGCCTGTCACAGTG GTGAAGAGTGAAGGACCCAAGTTGGTGCCCTTCTTCAAGGCcacctgtgtgtattttgtcCTCTGGCTTCCCACCTCCAGCCCTTCCTGGTTTAGTGCCCTAATCAAGTGCTTGCCCATTGTCTGCCTGTGGGTCTTCCTGCTGGCTCATGGAATTGGCTTCTTAGTTGCCCACTCCAGTGCCCGAAAGATCTTAGCAGGTCTGATCTTTTCAGCGCTGGGGGATGCCTTTCTGATCTGGCAGGAGCAAGGCTACTTCAGTCATG ggcTGCTGATGTTTGCAGTCACCCATATCCTATACTCCTCAGCCTTTGGGATGAAGCCGCTCAACCCGCCAGTGGGGTCGGCTTTCGCTGCTGTGTGCGGGGTGAGCTACACCCTGCTCTACCCCTACCTGTCCGGCCCCTTCACCTACCTCGTGGGCATCTACGTCACTCTCATTGGGTTCATGGGCTGGCGGGCCACGGCGGGCGTGCGGCTGGCCGACGACCTGTGGACGTGGACGCAGATGTCGGCCTGCGTGGGGGCCGTGCTTTTCATGGTGTCCGACCTCACCATCGCCGTCAACAAGTTCTGCTTCCCCGTGCCGCACTCCCGCGCCATCATCATGGCCACCTACTACGCAGCGCAGATGCTCATCGCCCTGTCCGCCGTGGAGTGCCAGTATGCTGACGCGTCCCGGAAGAGGGGGTGA